A part of Oncorhynchus clarkii lewisi isolate Uvic-CL-2024 chromosome 17, UVic_Ocla_1.0, whole genome shotgun sequence genomic DNA contains:
- the LOC139371075 gene encoding zinc finger protein Eos-like, with amino-acid sequence MDDDCNGRPYMSAGSGDSSMEREFSGALGGPTVSTPNSQHTSPSRSLSANSIKVELYSDEEPGRGTGPEDERGDRVEEGGSEQGGEAGGGGYRELASPEPMSPGGAIRLPNGKLKCDICGMICIGPNVLMVHKRSHTGERPFQCNQCGASFTQKGNLLRHIKLHSGEKPFKCPFCSYACRRRDALTGHLRTHSVSSPTVGKPYKCSYCGRSYKQQSTLEEHRERCHSYLQSLETQQPASAHTQEEELRDLEFMPDNLLQPSSDKMAFIDRLAHSITKRKRSTPQKFVGQKHMRLSLADTPYELRTAFDKDGVTHHGGLEQPHYTSLGGGYLGGQGVGSGGGSEGLRPLRLPLPHPSCLSELRPVISSAHTPMATLGPRLDCTGAGAGLGSTGVGGREAAEGHEDLPPGRSHGPSPSNGCQDSTDTESMPDEVFSSVAPALPLHNNHNHHNLHHLHSNHHPPPPPLLHHRGMDSPSHAKDRDGERDREEGGHPAFPPPPALAPGSPTSRQAFRVVDGEGHTVRSFRCEHCRVLFLDHVMFTIHMGCHGFRQPFECNICGHRSQDRYEFSSHIVRGEHLPG; translated from the exons ATGGATGACGACTGCAATGGCCGTCCCTACATGTCAG CAGGCAGTGGAGACTCTTCGATGGAGAGGGAGTTTTCAGGGGCCCTTGGAGGCCCCACAGTGAGCACCCCCAACAGCCAGCACACTTCTCCCAGCCGCTCTCTTAGTG ccAACTCCATCAAAGTGGAGCTGTACAGTGATGAGGAGCCGGGCCGCGGCACGGGGccagaggatgagagaggggacagggtggaggaggggggttcTGAGCAGGGAGGAGAGGCCGGAGGAGGGGGCTACAGGGAGCTGGCCAGTCCAGAGCCCATGTCACCAGGAGGTGCCATCCGGCTGCCCAACGGAAAACTCAAGTGTGACATCTGTGGGATGATCTGCATCGGGCCCAACGTCCTCATGGTGCACAAACGCAGCCACACAG GTGAGCGGCCATTCCAGTGTAATCAGTGTGGGGCCTCTTTCACCCAGAAGGGGAACCTGCTGCGTCACATTAAGCTGCACTCGGGGGAGAAGCCTTTTAAATGTCCCTTCTGCAGCTACGCATGCCGCAGACGGGACGCTCTTACAGGCCACCTCCGCACTCACTCGG TATCGTCTCCCACAGTGGGGAAGCCCTATAAGTGTAGTTACTGTGGCCGCAGCTACAAGCAGCAGAGCACCCTGGAAGAGCACCGTGAACGCTGCCACAGCTACCTGCAGAGCCTGGAGACACAGCAGCCAGCCAGCGCTCACACTCAAG AAGAGGAGCTGAGGGACCTGGAGTTCATGCCTGACAACCTGCTGCAACCTTCCTCAGACAAGATGGCGTTCATCGATCGGCTAGCCCACAGCATCACCAAACGCAAGAGATCCACACCACAGAAATTTGTAG GACAGAAGCACATGCGCCTCAGTCTGGCCGACACGCCTTACGAGCTCAGAACCGCCTTCGACAAAGACGGGGTTACGCACCACGGTGGTCTGGAGCAGCCACACTACACTAGCCTGGGAGGAGGGTACCTGGGGGGACAGGGAGTTGGAAGTGGTGGTGGATCTGAAGGCCTCCGACCCCTACGCTtgcctctccctcacccctcctgccTGTCGGAGCTCCGGCCGGTCATCAGTTCGgctcacacccccatggctacGCTGGGGCCGAGGCTAGACTGCACTGGGGCCGGGGCTGGCCTAGGGTCCACGGGTGTGGGGGGCAGGGAGGCTGCAGAGGGCCACGAGGACCTGCCCCCTGGACGCAGCCACGGCCCGTCACCTAGCAACGGTTGCCAGGACTCCACGGACACAGAGAGCATGCCGGATGAAGTGTTTAGCAGTGTAGCGCCTGCCCTGCCgctccacaacaaccacaatcaccacaacctccaccacctccactccaaccaccaccctccccctccacccctactgCACCACAGGGGCATGGACAGCCCAAGCCATGCTAAAGAcagggatggagaaagggacagggaggagggtgGCCACCCtgctttcccccctccccctgccctGGCCCCAGGCTCCCCCACCTCAAGGCAGGCGTTTCGGGTGGTGGATGGAGAGGGGCACACAGTGCGCTCTTTCCGCTGTGAGCACTGCCGTGTGCTCTTCCTGGACCACGTTATGTTCACAATCCACATGGGCTGCCACGGCTTCCGCCAGCCCTTTGAGTGCAACATCTGTGGCCACCGCAGTCAGGACCGCTATGAGTTCTCCTCCCACATTGTCCGCGGAGAGCACCTGCCAGGCTGA